In the genome of Impatiens glandulifera chromosome 6, dImpGla2.1, whole genome shotgun sequence, the window CTTATCATAAACAAGCAATTGGAGAGAGTGCCACATTGGATGAGAATTTAGAGTATCACAAATTTCCACCTATCACAAATTTCCACCTATCATCTATTCCCTTATCCAACCCTCAAATCCCTTACCTAAAGACATAACCTTTTCTCTCATTAAACCATTTTACTATACAGACACAATCttcaggaagaagaagaaaatcaatAATGGCATCTACTTCCATAGTTATGGCAGCAATGCCAATTACTTCCTCCACCCAGTCAAGACCCAACACCTTATTCTTCAAACCCTTACCAGTGAAGACAAAAGCAACAACAGGAAGGAATTTTGCAGTTGCAGCAGCAAAAGCTTCAATGAAAGAGAAGGTAGTGACTGGATTGACAGCGGCTGCACTGACTGCATCAATGGTGATTCCAGAAGTAGCTGAGGCTGCAAGTGGGTCTGGGTTTTCTCCTTCTCTGAATAATTTCTTGCTGAGTATAGCAGCTGGAGGAATTGTTCTTGCTGGGATTGTTGGTGCTATCATTGGTGTTTCTAACTTTGATCCTGTTAAGAGGACTTAATATGTTCTTTGTTGTACTTATATCAGTTCAATTCTATGAATTCCAGCTTTGATTATAAATGGTTGAATATGATTCTTCTTGATGTTTGTTTTTGCCACTATTTGGAGATCTCTACTAAATTGATTAATAAGGTTTTATGCCACCATTATTTAGGTAATATGTATTTGAGTTTACTTTCAAGAGAATTTTAATCTAGATCAATGAGCAACTATTAAACTTTGAATGTTCCATCTACCAAAACATCATAAAATGGGCTCTTTataaaattgagtatttttgaGCTTGGAGGATGGTAATTCCTTTACAATTTCATATTAATCTTCTTTTTGTTAGACCCACATGGAACTTGTTATATAGTAACACATGGGATGACTTTCAATTAAGGATAACAATTAGAATGCAATGAACTAgtttcaatttgaatttgagagatttttttctaatttggcCAGTATTTGAGCTGCCACGTTTTGTTTTGTTGACTGGGGATAGTATTTGAGTTTCCCGTTTTTTTAAGGACGGTTTTATCCAATTTGATCATAGTTGATTGGGATGATATTTGTATTTTCTGATATCAACACTATTAAGccggtttagaaataaatatagaacattcctaatatatatattttttatattctacttgaatttctaaattaatattttataataatataaatttttaatataatacactatattttatattattttatataattttattataatttattttaaacttctATTAGAGTAACATATTGGGGTAATTTAATGGACAAAAATCGAGATTAAATGTCACGAATTTAATTTTCCACTTTAGTCTAAGTGAGAGGTGATGAGAGTAAGACCGTGCTATACCGATGGTATACCCTATTGTCGCCATCCATACTTCCTTTAGTCATGTGGATCGTTTTTAATAACAAGAGACATTTGGTTAGGTTAGGGTGCTCCAGAGCTACTTAATGATAGTTGTGATTAGTCAAATCCAACAAAATACCAAATAGTTAATTTAAATCAAGGCAGTCTTAGTTGGgaacattaatttataattatatttctaaatACATGTTAGTTGTTTAAAAGGAAGAACATGCACCAGTTCTAGATGATACAATTGATGAACTAGAGTCAAAATCCAACCCACATCTCAATTTTAGAAGCATAATCTGTAACAGAAATGATATTCAAGAGAAAAAGGAAGAAAACAAAGCAAACCAACATAATCATTTGATGTTTATCATGTTCTTGAAGCCTTTTTGAACCTTCTGCATCCAATCCAAGAGCTTCCATGAAACTAGACATAATTTTGAAGGTCATTTCTTTTATAGCCAATACACAGAACCAATTGCATTTCATCTAATCATATTACTAATTCCTTCCATTATGTATAGATTGAGCAGTTGAGATCAGGTGAGTAAGTACGCCCGCATACTGAATTGCTGTATGTTCCGAAGTATATCGATCTGCAAGGTTATAATCTGCAAAGTTTGAAGGAGCATGCATAAAGTGACCCGGCATAGATCTTCTTGACAATGTTTCTTGCAATATTTCAGAGAAATCTTCCATTACTAACTGAGATTGATCAAGCGATGAAAGTGGAAGATACTCTACCTACAAAAAACACAACTCTTTCTTAAGCAAAACTCCTCCAAActaacaaaattttgttttaaaagatgAATTTTGAGTGTTCTACATCCATAATAACTCCTCTTAAACTTTCAGCATTTGCAGGCACAACTTTGCCCACTCTAATCATAAAGTCACCGAGTTTATACTGAAAACCCTGCACAAATTGATTAATTTAGGAAATGAGAACCACAATTAGCATTACTATGAACAAAAGAAACTCATATATCAAACCTCAGAAATGAATTGAACCCTAGTTTTGTAAGACTGAAGTTTCTCCATTATAGTTTGAATAGTCTGTTCAGCTTCAAGAATCAATTTTTGTCCCCTAAGAATGAAGTAATATTTATTGGGTTGTTCAGGCAAAGCAATACCCAATAAATCACGGGGAAGATCACCAAGTGCTGGTTCAACTAATCAACAATCAGAAGAAACAAATCAACTAAACTATTGCAGTATAATAAAcatgatcttcttcttcttctttttcttactATGGAATGAATACCTTTGAGGATGGGTCTGTAAATGGTGAGAGTGGCTTTCCATCTGCCTTCTTTGACGCCATTGATGCTCTCAATGCATTGACTGATTTCATTTATGACTTGGCTATTCACAGTTGATCCGGCGTTGGGTACCCAGTAGAAAACCCTAATTAGATATTTGGAATGTTAAAAGTGTAGAATTGATGAAACTTAGAAAGGAATATgaatattgaaaaagatttaTCATTGAAACTTACCATTTGACCGGCATcctgagagagagagagaggcgGCGCCGGTGGATTACTAGTGGCTGATGATGTTTTCAGGCGAGAAATGAGACTGATGTTGTTTAAGGTTCTTGTTTTATTGATTTTagtttttctaaattaaattcaTGCCCTTTATCTTTTTGGTTTCATAATTTCTCTCCCTAAGTATCTATCATTTAGATCTTAGCTATTTTTGAGAAAtggaaacaatattttaataattcaataaaggaaattgaaagattgaattttttttgattaagtaataaaaatagACTAGAAACGTCACCAATGTAGCATAGTaataagagtcggcttaagagatTAAAAGATTACAAATTCGATTTCATctgaagataaaaatataatatttttttcataattctaCGATGCAAAAGCCTTCTTTCAATTTGATTGCTAGATTACATGATAATTATGAGTTTTGTAAAGAGGGTCATAACAATATTAAAGAACTTATGTTTAATTACTTTGgaaacatttttaaattgaaaagtgAAAGAAATATTGAACAggagataattttaaaatttgtggACGATaagttgaatttgaaatttggaTAAAACTCAGGAGGATATGGAAATTGAGAAAGTTGTTTGTGGAATTAACGCAACTGATGTAACTGGACTAGACAActttataagtatattttttcacgatttttgagatgtcattaaaattttaaaatataggttgattaaaaaaatcttcagAAAATTAATGATCTCAGATGAACTGAGTCAAACCATTACTTCATTGAAATGAATCGTTTTCAAATTGGTGTACACACTTCAAACCAAATAGTTTTTTAAGGTAACAAATGGATTTGTCTGTCCGAAAGATAACTTAAAACCAATTGTGATTCAACCATTTATAAAAACAACCAAAGATGTTTTTGTGGCATCAGTGATTTGTAATAGGGATGGTAATTAAAAATTGTTCAATGGTGGTAACAGCAGATCAGATTTTCTCGCTTTGACCGGGATCAGGGTAAAATCGAAAAATGTTTACCGAAGATCGACCAAAAATGATAATTATCTGCCCGATCCCTGTACTGAatgcataaaatttataataatcatattcTTAAGTATAAGTACAtagtacaaattatataggtaTAAGTTATATGGTGTTATAAGTTATACGAGGTATTAagatgtatatattatatatgttatatgtGTTTGGGTTGATATATAAAAgatgtataaattgtatataatttataattttgtgtttgtttagtggtataaaaaaatttaaaaaataataaaagacttttttaccctttatttatataaactattttaattattattttaatatttatcttatttagtttttattaattatatttaaattaataaaataatatattaatgaataaaaataatatttatttatcgtataaatgttttaaaattaataatattattatatattatatatttgttttattcttattcttaatttttttaaagaattcgtaccaataaaatttaattatcgaaatataaaatatgatcatgatttttccgaaaataaaattttattaacactTTTCAAATTGGGTTTTAGGTATATTTTCTACATTTTAATGTACTTAAAATGCAACTTAGtggaaattttttaatataagtaatctcatcaaatgaaacaaaacGTAATCTTTTGTTATTGTACCTAACTTGTTTTCATGTGCTTCAACTGTTTCGAtttattaacaaacaaaaaaaaacatttgctCTTTTGCGATACTATCTATTTTGTTCATATGCAACTAAGTTAATTACCACAAACTCTCGTCACCATCCTTTAATGACTGCAGTATGAGGTATTCCACTGTACTTCATTTCTATAAGAATGTTTTTGAGAACTTTCTGAACCAATTCTTACAGCTTTTCCCTTGAACTAATTTCAGCGACTTCTCCCTTATCTACTTTCCTCTcaacatcatcttcatcaatCTCTCCATTCGATTAAGAACACCTATCCACATATTTGCAAAAACTTGAACTACCACAAATCCTCTAGAAATTGCAGTACTGTAAGAACTGTATCAACATATTAATTTCACCAACAATATTGAGATGTTGTCATATCACTGTAATCTTTCCAAAACTGTTCTTccacaatttttaataattaatttaaatatcaccGGATCAAAACAATCCAACATACCTCTCCCTAAAGAGATGAATCACATCTGTTCTAATCTTCATCCTGGATTTTCACCTTAggttaaagaagaagaaatggataATTAAGGAAAGAAGAGagataataaaacataaaaatgagAGAGTATGTTGAGAAAAGCAATTTATATGTAAGGttaaaaaaggaaagaaagaattAACAAACTTTATACTTACTCATATCAGTTATAATATTATACTGAGTTTGTTGTATAAATTACACTGAATATAAAACTATAGATAGATAATTTTATAACCACacaatcaattaaatttattatggtAGGATTTAATACGTGGTACAAATTATAAAGGTATAAGGTGTatagatgtataaattatatagagtaGTATAAGTTGCATAAGTTTTTAAtgtttggtataaattataagaaatggtataagttgtacgtgatttataattttgtgtttgttaTATAGTATAAGAATGTagtataagtttataaatatgaatttaaaataataataattattatttatattaattgtattaaaaataatattgtttatttttataaattattattgttattatttaataattaatataaattttaattaaattataaaaaattaattataatataaactgtaaattatatttatttaatttgaatattattaataaatttaataaaacaaacttaaaataaaattaatatataaaataaacaatattatttattaaaagtaaatatataaaataataattaataaaattatgttataaaaataaatatatatattttaattaaaatattaaactatttaaaaatatatatattaaaaataattatgtataataataatattaaaactaaataaaatatttaatatattatataatcataagttatatataatattagtaaaggatataatgataaattaaaaactaaattatataagaaaaatgttatataagaaaaatgttttacTTAGGTgtaatagttataattttatatcaaatatgaggtataaattatatagagatataaatttatactaatAGTAAAATCCTAACCAACACGGtataaaaacattattgatatagtttatatataCCATTAGTGTTATACTCTTTATTATACTTCCAACTAAACGAGGCtaactataataattttattcaaatttaacattaattttatttttttaaaagaaaaagataacgtattcaataaaataaaatcatatcttttgaatatatgaaagataaataaaaatgttaatcaTAAACCTATTacctatatataataattataactattataggtaatcattactttttttatttagaaaaattatttataaaaaaaaattcatcttctttcttttatctattatttatttccttaactctatttttctataattttctcttttatattctCTCACTAAtcataagatttatttttttatttatgaatatcaAGCTTAAGCTTTGGTTAAACAAATACCAAATTTTAGATTATCTTCAACTAGATGTGATAACAATAAGTTTAGCTAGAAGTAGATGACTTAATAACATGTGAAAAGTTTGTAACCCTAATGTTGAACTACTCAAATGTATCAAATTCATGAGAATAATTTGgatttagttaaatatgaattataatctttttaaaaaaaatatatcaatattgGTTTGTTGTTCACTAAAATGTCTAATAATTTAACAGTAATAACATTttcagaaaaataaagaaaaatttccGTGAGTAGTCTCCACCTAAAAAACtaatatactaataataataaaatttatgttataaattttaCCTAACTCCctacttttttatttgttttatttatccaattttaaaaaataagcaaAACTTACATTGATCTATCCCAAAAAAATTCAAGTTcaccctattttttttttcaaattcactGTAACTTCAATTTCTAAATTCGTCATTGACCATGAAGTTACATAttcgattagtttttgggatGATAGTTGATGTAGTATAAACAAATCTAGTTATGACGTATCTTTAAGTTACTTTATTGTTATAGGtaaaaaggtaaaaattaaTGACATTTTGATCATCAGTCTAGTGTTTcgttaatcaaattatatataaaaaaagattaaacaaGAATTTTTCTAATAATAGAGTTTTGTTTCTAGTATGACACAACTTCTCAACAAAACGTGTTACGAGTTGAAAAAACATTGATAATTTTCATTTGAACattgttataattttgttaCTAAGATGATTCTATATGATTTTTGTTGAGAGAAGTTTTGagagtcaaattattttttcaatatctCGTCATTTGATAAACATTGTTATTGTGGAATTCTTACTGAtgataataatgttatattatcataaattttgtTGTATTTGTCGTACTGATGTTAAGTCGACGACTCGACTATTTTTACAAACGGGTGGTTTGtgtctgatttttttttatgaagtaTGACTAATATTCACTAAGGTGGTTTATAACTAGTCTGTGGTTTTTGTTGGACGACTCATATGGTAGACTTACATATTTGGGTAATCATCCGATTTTTTTTCTAGACTATCTAGTTGTTAAAAAATCGTCGAGTTTTCAATAATCGTAGTTATCTGATgcgtataatttataatgtaacGTTTTTTGAGATTCGTTTCAAAAAATCGGTAGAGTCGATCGGAAAGTTAATCATTCTTCTCGAAGATTTACAAGCGcgataatttgttatttaacgtgtttgtatcattttttttggaaaatgtctgtttgtatcatttttttattatcatgttttgagacttttttattttattttcttatatcatgtttttcattgtgtttaaacaatttttatattaaaaaaaaacaaaaaaaatcaaagtcctctatatgtcatatatattatttcaatattctttcaatcaaaatactaaattatatttccaatttcattcaatttttttcactTAGTAACttaatcttttataatttcaaactcaACAAAatggggttatttaaataattcaaatccaaATTGAAGGCCAAGGTTTGTTTGTGACCTTAAAAAAGAGAATTCAAACTATTTGAATGATACTCAAAGTCTGTCCTGTTTCTCCATACTCTTTGTCGAACGAAATGAATGAAGTAGGTAGGTTGGTAGGTTAGAGATCAATTCTTATGGTCCAGATGCAATGGTTTTCTAAGCATGTAACTACAAACATTATGatttaaggccttgtttgtcTCTTTGCCAGTTGCTACAGTCTCATCCTGAGTTTCTTTCTTTCCTATTTTAATTTCATGACTTCTATCTGTACCCCTACTTCCATCCCATAACTGCGTGGCCCCCTCCATACGAATGGTGGGTCAGTCTTTGTCCACAAGTTTCCATTATGAGCATGACCAGTCAAGGACCCATATGGGTTATGGTTCAAACCAACTTTAGGTCAAAGAATTTTCCTAACTGCATAATTTATATGTGATATAAGAAAGATTTTGGAATAGAAGTGACCCTTAATTGTATGTGCTTTTGGGGAGTAGAAACTCTCTGAGTAAGTTAAAGAATTTGCAAAAGTTATTCAGTGATGGGACCTCCACTCTTCCAAGTTCCACCACCTGATCAATTTTGCATTAAAGCAGACTAGACTAAACTATAGACTGTCTGCCAAAGAACTTGCTTCAGCCTTCAGATCATGTTAAAAGCCAACATCAATTGGATAAAAGAGATCCCATAatcaaattattctttataGCAAGTTAAAAAGCTGGGGCTGGGGAAGAACACAAAAAGAAAGGGAACCACTTGACATTcttcaacaaaataataagCATACATATCAttacacacatacacacacacaatGATGAAAAAACACCCCCTTTTGGCTCTTTGACTAGAAGTAGTAGAGATTTGTTCTTGTTAATGATTGATTGTGGGGGATAGAGTTGATCAAGAATCCTTGTTTTTGGGACATTCATCAAAGAAACTGTGCATTATCttcttctgaggtttatcctcAATATGGGTAGCTAGATGATTATCATTGAGACCTTGATACCCATATTGTAAGGAAGAAGAGTAAGGTTGTTTcaaatgtgttgttgaagaatGACCCATTTTAAGTTGCCAATGATCATCAGGGTTAAAACTTAAATACCTTCTTATTCTCCCAGAAGCTTCAAAAAACAAACCATCATCTTCTTTCATTCCACCATATGCTTCATTATTATACCTGTCTGGATTTGAACAAAGACCAAAATCCAAAAGCATAGGACCAGTACTACTAGTGTTGTCTTGACATAAAGAAAGTCCAATATCCCTTGGTGATCTTGAGGTTGATGAGTGTTCAAAATATTGACCATGATGATCAGATACCATTGACAGAGGAAGGAAGCTGGTTTGGGGTTTGTTGATTGATGGTTTTATAATGGCTTCCACAGGCTTTCTTGAACGGTTTCTACCTCTGTGCATGTGTCTTTCACAGTATTTTGAATCAGGGTATGCTTCTTTTGAACATCTCCACTTTTTCCCATCTGTTCTTCTACATCTACCAGGTTCTGGATCAATCTTCCTAACAGAACCCATCTGGAAACTGTTCCATCCAACTAACATATACAAGAATTCAAGATTTCATTCATCATGAAATAACTCaatataaaagaagaagaacaagaagaagaaaagaaagctTACCATGTTGAggaagtgaagaagaagaatccaAACTGGTTTTGACAGAGAAGAGTAGATCAGGTGGAATAGGTATTCCAGAGATAATGTATTTGTAAATAAGAGCTTGATGTTCAAGCTCTTGCCATTGAATTGCAGTGAAAGGGAACCTGTAAGTGTAACTAATACCTCCATTCATTCTGCTCTTCTTGTTGTTCTTGTTTGAAGTTTGAAGGGTATAATAACACTAATTTTAGGGACCATTTGATGTTGCAGAATCTTCTGTACCCATATGGATAAAACTAATGGTTTTGAAACATATTAGTGCTGCTTTGCTGCACTCTGTATGTGTCAGACTGTCAGTAGTGGGTACTGTACTGATATTATGACTGCACGTCTCTGTTGCATCTCTGCTGGCAGCTCTTGTCTCTGCCATGTATACGGAAACCCATAAACTTCAAGACCCAGTTTGATTTTCTGTTTTCATCTTAAACTTTGTAAATGATAATCAAATCCGTGACTTTAATATCTTAGACACAACATTATGCTTTTTcagaaaaacccaaaaaaatccAGCATCAAACAAGGCAAAAGAAATAGTGGGGATGGATTAGACAAAAGAAATCTGTCATAGATTATTactgttttatatttatatatatatatatatatatatatatatatatagttacagTTGTT includes:
- the LOC124942095 gene encoding uncharacterized protein LOC124942095, which gives rise to MASTSIVMAAMPITSSTQSRPNTLFFKPLPVKTKATTGRNFAVAAAKASMKEKVVTGLTAAALTASMVIPEVAEAASGSGFSPSLNNFLLSIAAGGIVLAGIVGAIIGVSNFDPVKRT
- the LOC124942217 gene encoding mediator of RNA polymerase II transcription subunit 20a — its product is MPVKWVFYWVPNAGSTVNSQVINEISQCIESINGVKEGRWKATLTIYRPILKVEPALGDLPRDLLGIALPEQPNKYYFILRGQKLILEAEQTIQTIMEKLQSYKTRVQFISEGFQYKLGDFMIRVGKVVPANAESLRGVIMDVEYLPLSSLDQSQLVMEDFSEILQETLSRRSMPGHFMHAPSNFADYNLADRYTSEHTAIQYAGVLTHLISTAQSIHNGRN
- the LOC124942641 gene encoding growth-regulating factor 5-like, with protein sequence MNGGISYTYRFPFTAIQWQELEHQALIYKYIISGIPIPPDLLFSVKTSLDSSSSLPQHVGWNSFQMGSVRKIDPEPGRCRRTDGKKWRCSKEAYPDSKYCERHMHRGRNRSRKPVEAIIKPSINKPQTSFLPLSMVSDHHGQYFEHSSTSRSPRDIGLSLCQDNTSSTGPMLLDFGLCSNPDRYNNEAYGGMKEDDGLFFEASGRIRRYLSFNPDDHWQLKMGHSSTTHLKQPYSSSLQYGYQGLNDNHLATHIEDKPQKKIMHSFFDECPKNKDS